The Echinicola rosea genome has a segment encoding these proteins:
- a CDS encoding regulatory protein RecX yields the protein MSFPRKDYSQEPQKKTLTLGQAKVKIAAFCAYQERSQQEVRDKLYSYGLYQDEVEELISVMITENFLNEERFAEAYVRGKFHLKKWGRLKIEQGLKQHRLSANCMRLGMKEIDPDEYWKELLGLAEKKWATTQENDLFKKKAKIHRFLISRGFEYDLVSNALQEVASKC from the coding sequence ATGTCCTTCCCAAGAAAAGATTATTCACAAGAGCCTCAGAAAAAAACGCTAACGCTCGGCCAAGCAAAGGTGAAAATCGCGGCATTCTGTGCCTACCAAGAGCGGAGCCAGCAGGAAGTGAGGGACAAACTATACAGCTACGGGCTCTATCAGGATGAGGTGGAAGAACTTATTTCTGTGATGATCACGGAGAATTTCCTCAATGAAGAGCGCTTTGCGGAGGCCTACGTCAGGGGAAAATTCCACCTCAAAAAGTGGGGGCGGCTGAAGATAGAGCAGGGTTTGAAGCAACACCGCCTTTCGGCAAATTGCATGCGGCTGGGCATGAAGGAAATTGACCCGGATGAGTATTGGAAGGAACTGCTGGGGCTTGCCGAAAAAAAATGGGCGACCACCCAAGAGAATGACCTCTTTAAGAAAAAGGCCAAAATCCACCGTTTTTTGATCAGCAGAGGATTTGAGTATGACTTGGTCAGCAATGCCCTGCAGGAGGTAGCCTCCAAGTGTTAG